The genomic region TATTGGCCATGCCCGAAATTATATTTTGCCAGGGAGGAAAGATACGATATTTAATACATACCAGCATGGGCACCGACATGATGATGATCAGTGCCAGTATCCCCGTAATACGTCCAAGGCGATGCATGCTGTTTTCAAAACTTTGCGCATTCTTTTCATCACCGCGTTTATCGATCATGTTTCCGGGCCTCCTTAAAATATTTTTGAAAATAAAATGGCCAATGCCATCCCCCCGATCATGCTGAAGGAGAGGGCAAAATTGTTCAACCATTCTATTTTCCAACGATCTATGACAATTTTGAGCAAGACCATGATCGCCGCACTGCTGAGGATGGTGGCAAGCGGTACACCACCCTTGACCAGCGGTTCACCGACAAAACCCGAGATCAGGCCAAAGAAAAGAGCTGTTACCAGGATCTTCCCCCACTCCGAATCTTTCTGCTTCACGGCTCCCATCTTGCCCAGATATTTCTTGAGGAAGAAGATGCATATCAGCAACCCCCAGATGATTCCCACGGTCATCACCCAGACCGAATTGGCAAATACCTCGGCGGTAAAACCTTCTCCCCCCAACCCGGTAATGCCCATGGAACGAGCACCTATATCGGCAGCCATCAGTTCATAGTGAACCGCGCCGACAACAGAAAGGCGTATCCAGGGAACAGGAAGGCCCAGGATAGGGGCCATGGCCATGAGCGACAGCAATATCGGCAGGGAAGGAACCACTGAAAAAACAGCGCTGGACTTGACCGCATTCCACATCACCTTCCGGTCAAGGCCAATTCGCTCCCCTTCTTTCCAGGCCGCCCTCAGAAATATCACAGCCTGAACCAGAACAAATATGACTACGAATGCTCCCATTTTGTACAGAAAAGAACTGTTGGCTATTT from Bacillota bacterium harbors:
- a CDS encoding DUF5058 family protein, which translates into the protein MKDYLEIANSSFLYKMGAFVVIFVLVQAVIFLRAAWKEGERIGLDRKVMWNAVKSSAVFSVVPSLPILLSLMAMAPILGLPVPWIRLSVVGAVHYELMAADIGARSMGITGLGGEGFTAEVFANSVWVMTVGIIWGLLICIFFLKKYLGKMGAVKQKDSEWGKILVTALFFGLISGFVGEPLVKGGVPLATILSSAAIMVLLKIVIDRWKIEWLNNFALSFSMIGGMALAILFSKIF